One Rhizobium sp. NRK18 genomic window carries:
- a CDS encoding histidine phosphatase family protein has translation MIIYVVRHGQTDWNAELRMQGQKDIPLNDKGRAQARGNGRALKDILGDDAPSFDFVSSPLGRTRETMELLRTEMGLNPHAYRTDERLVEVSFGDWEGSTLRELQEKAPDRVAARADNKWDFIPPGDHAESYEILSWRIGSWLQSVNLPTVCVCHGGVIRTLFRLIASTDKEEAATMGVPQDRILRIVMRQNVIEWIGGTSPSLRAPF, from the coding sequence GACGGACTGGAACGCCGAACTGCGCATGCAGGGTCAGAAGGATATTCCGCTCAACGACAAGGGCCGCGCCCAGGCCCGCGGCAATGGACGTGCCCTGAAGGACATTCTGGGGGATGACGCGCCAAGCTTCGACTTTGTCTCCAGTCCGCTCGGCCGCACTCGCGAGACCATGGAGCTGCTCCGGACGGAGATGGGGCTGAACCCGCATGCCTACCGGACCGACGAGAGGCTGGTAGAGGTTTCCTTCGGCGATTGGGAAGGCTCTACGCTGCGGGAACTCCAGGAGAAAGCCCCCGACAGGGTTGCCGCCCGCGCGGACAATAAATGGGACTTCATCCCGCCGGGCGATCACGCCGAAAGCTACGAAATCCTGTCGTGGCGCATCGGCTCCTGGCTGCAATCGGTCAACCTTCCGACGGTATGCGTCTGCCATGGCGGCGTGATCCGGACGCTGTTCCGCCTGATCGCCAGCACGGACAAGGAAGAAGCCGCCACGATGGGCGTGCCGCAGGACCGTATCCTCAGGATCGTTATGCGCCAGAACGTCATCGAGTGGATAGGCGGGACGTCCCCGTCGCTCCGCGCCCCCTTCTAG
- a CDS encoding DUF1344 domain-containing protein, with protein MIKTERRHMNYLFAALIAVASLLSPLASFAQSADVEATITKVDTSGLTLALDDGKTYQVPSEFDFDGLAAGVKVTVFYTVVDGKRVVDDLEIEQ; from the coding sequence ATGATAAAGACTGAAAGGCGTCACATGAATTATCTGTTTGCTGCGTTGATTGCTGTCGCCAGCCTCCTGTCTCCGCTCGCCTCTTTCGCGCAGAGCGCCGATGTCGAGGCAACGATCACCAAGGTCGACACCTCCGGCCTCACCCTGGCGCTCGATGACGGCAAGACCTATCAGGTGCCGTCCGAATTCGACTTCGACGGACTGGCCGCCGGCGTGAAGGTCACCGTGTTCTACACGGTCGTTGACGGCAAGCGTGTCGTCGATGATCTGGAAATCGAGCAATAG